The sequence ACCGGTAATCATGGCGAACTGGGGCATGGCAATTTCCTTAATAAGAAGTTAGACAAAGGCTCAAGGCCTCAACAAACATTCTGCGTCAGGTGCAAGCAAAAGTATGTCGGCGAAAGACGGGTTTTGCATGGCTCATACGGGCCTGGCCTCACGCAGTACCTGTTCACGAAAACTTGCTGGCAAACCGTTGGGGGGTGAGTACATCCACCTCAATGCCCAGCAGTTTTTTCAGTTCAAAGCGGATGGCGCCAATGTCCATCAGGGTTGTTTGCGAGGTGGGCTCCACCACAGCAGGTCGAGGTCGCTGCCCGGCACATCGTCCCCGCGCAGTGCCGAGCCAAACACGCGAATGCTGTTCACGCGATGGCTAAGCGCAATCTCACGGATTTGTGTGCGGTGCAGTGACAGGGCTTCGGACGGGCGCATGGGGGCAGTTTATGGGCAGTTGCAATGTTTGTTTGGCCATTCGCGCAGTCTGAGGCACGGATTTTTAATGAAAAAGTGCTTTAGCGCATGCTGGACAGGCGCAAGCAGCTATCGAAAACAGAGCAAAGCATGCCACGCGGGTCGCCAGCAAACCCGGAGATGGAAAATTTCACTCTGTTTTTTTCGCTCTATCGGAACTCTTGGGCTTGATGCCGGGTACGGTCATGCCAAAAGCGGCGGCCAGTTTGTGCGCCTGCTGTGCGGACTGGGCCAAAGCCTTTTGCAGTGCTTTGGGCGTGAGCATCAGACGGCTTGGCTGAGTTTTTGCAGTTTGTGCCATGTGGCGGGCTCCGTCACGGTGAGTTACGAATTAATTGGAATTCGATCCCGATTACGTTGATTAATTTGTCATAAAACTTAATAAGTTTATTGAAATTAAAGCTCATCCTTCTCTTGTAAGATTAACGGCTCGCAATCCTTTTTCAGTAGTTTTGATCTGAAAGCTTACGGTTGCTCCCTCAATCAAGGCTGCCTCATCTTTTACCGAATCACGATAGAAAAAAAGATCCTTCCCCTTCGCTCTTGAAATAAATCCGAATCCTTTTAGTGGGTAATAAACTTTTACTACTCCATAATTATTGCTATTCTCCATAAGTTAATATTTCTCTAGTGCTGGTTGGCTTGCAAATGTGCATGCGAGATTTTAAAGTTCGGGCTAAGCTGGGATTGGATCTTGAAATTATATTAATACGATAAATAATTTGGTGATATCGTTCTACGAACGAAAGTTTGCCTCTGTCTAATTCGGAAGTTCGCTCGATAACACTTACAAGCTTGAGTGTTTTTGTAATATTTATTACATCGTAATGAGGTAATATTTTTCTAAGTCGCTCTCTATATTCTTTTGCTTCAATATGTTGTAGATATGAGAGTTTTGCAACTCTACCAGATAAACTATTGTGCTCGCAGTGATATGCTGGATCTGTACGTGATATTTTGAACTGTTGCTCACATCTGTACAGTTCGGAACGGATTTCTGCACGATCTGCTCGTCGAACTCGTGGGTGTCCTCTATTAAGCCAGAGACCTGTAATCTCCATTAAGTTTTCTGGATTTGATGCCGATAAAATTCGCGTCTTTTTATTCTTTAGTTTGAATTTTTTCCCGTTTAAAACTTTAACTACAGCATCAATTACAGATTTAACTGTGGTGGGCGTCATCTCTTTAAGAGAGGAAATGCACATGTCATCTAATAGTCTACTGTAGTTCAAATTTTTTTGTTTGAACTCACGAACAATACGATGTTCGGTATCAAAAAAAAACTAGATTTGCTAGGTGCGAACTTGTACAAGCACCTTGCGGTACGCAATTATCTAGTGTTGTCAATTTTGTCAGTAGATTAGCCACTGAGTCTGGGAATTTGCAGAAGTGTTTAAATATTTTAAACACGTATTCTTCTCGAATGCTTGGGTAAAAATTTTTTATATCAAGTGTAATTAGTGATTTTGCGTTTGCATGGACCCTGGCATTTTTAACGTAATCACGACCTTCGATGCCACCAAAAAGATAATCTGGATAAATTACATTTCCGAATACAAAGCGGTTAATTCTTTTTTGAATTATTTTAAGATCATGATTTGGGCTGGATATGAATCTTGGTTTTCCATCAGCTTTGGCCAATTCAAATTTTGAGTATTTTGATGCTGATGTTGATGCGAAATCATTGAGAACAGCTACGCTTACGCCAAGCGTTGCAGCTAGCGCTGATGGGCTGCCAATTGGATTTGCGGAATAATTTGGTTGCATAAAAAAAACAGGCATTTACTTTATGAGTCAAAAGAGTCCCATAAAGATTTAAAAATTGGAATCCATCTGATTAAGAGAATTCCAAAATCGGACCAACGATAGGCTCCACTTTTGTTATTCCCGAGCCCACGCTTGGGAATATTCATCTTCTTAGTGATGCAAGCACCACAACTTTTTAAGTTGGTTTTTGTCTTTTTCGACATTACTCTCTCCTTTGGGGTTTATGTAGGCTCATGCCTAACACGTTCAACACCCCAAAGGAAACGGAAAACTAACAACCTACCGTCAGCCCAAATGCCTGCATGCTTCGTTCAACAACCGTATCTATAAATAAGGAGGCTGCATCGCTGCGAATTGCTTCGCTTCGGTAACAGTCTTCCCCCCTTACGTCCCGGTCAAGTTCCATTCAGTAAAACTGATGAAACGTCTCATGCAAGAGACTTAGCTTTTTCCGCTCAACTTAAAAAATCAATCAAAGAGCAGTGGATCAGGTGCTACACCTGATTTCGCAGCTCAGCTACGAATCACAATGGTAACTCTTTAGTACATATTTTTCGATGTAGTATTAAAAATTTGTTTTTATTTTGCTGAAAATTTCTTCACTTTAGAGGCTAAGAAATTTAGATTCGATACTTTCTCAAGGCCATTTTTTCCTTGGGAGATCAGCAATCTGTGAATGGTGAACCGCGTCAAGCCGCTTTCCTGAACTCAACCGGCAACAGACCTTCTTTCTTGGCATCAAGCAGCACGATTTCCACAATCGTTCCGTCTTCGGCGTAGCTGATGTTGGTATGCCAGTCCTGCGACACTTCGCGCACGATGGGCTTGTCCGACATGCGGATTTGCAATATGTCATCGTTTTCAAAATAAATGCTTTTCATGGCAGGGGCTCCCAGTGATGCATGATGGTTTTGACCACCAGTGCATTTTCAATCACGGCGGCCACGCAGAGCAAGTTGTCCGCACGGTCATCAAAATGCTTGTACAGCCAGCAGTGGCCCTTGCCGGCGTCTTTGAAAATGCCGGTATCAATGATTTCCAGGACCAAAGCCGCATCCATGCTGCGCTCTGCCATACGCAGTCTGGCGTGTTCCGTCAACACCACCGGCAAGCCAAAGCGCGTGCTGTGCATTACTTTCCCCAGCTGTCTTTCAGTCCGACTGCCAAATTAAACACCGGCCTACCCGCCGCATGGTCCACCCGGTCGGCCACAAAATACCCGTGCCGTTCAAACTGGAACTTGTCATCGGCCTTGGCTTCAATCGCGCCGCCGCTGGCCAGTGAGGGTTCGACGTAGGCGGTCATCACCTTCAGGCTGTCGGCGTTCAGGTTGGTCAAAAAGTCCACGCCGCCGCCTTCGGGCTGGGCTTCCCTGAACAGGCGCTCGTACAGCCGCACTTCGGCCGGAACCGCATCGTTCACGCCGACCCAGGTGATCACGCCCTTGACCTTGACCGAATCCGCGCCCGGCGTGCCGCTCTTGGTGTCGGGAATCAAGGTGGCCTGCACTTCAATGACCTTGCCGTCAGCATCCTTGACAGCGCCGGTGCATTCAATAACGTGGCCGTATTTCAGGCGCACCTTGCTGCCGGCAATGGCCTGCTTGCTGGCGTTCACATGCGGCGGGAACAGGCGGAAAAATCCTTTGGGCGGGGTTTCTTCATAGTCGCTGCGGTCAATCCAGACTTCCTTGCCGATCTTGAAGTCGCGCTTGCCGAGTTCGGGGTGGTGCGGGTGAATCGGCGCGCTGCAATCGTCGAGCGTGCCTAGGCCCATCACTTCGTCCCAGTTGGTCAGCACGAGTTTCACCGGGTCGAGCACGGCCATGGCGCGCGGGGCGCTGCCGTCCAGGGTTTCGCGCAGGCAGCCTTCGAGCGTGCTGTAGTCGATCCAGCTGTCGCTCTTGGTCACGCCGATGCGTTCGGCGAACAGTTGAATCGCCTCGGGCGTGTAGCCGCGCCGGCGCAGGCCGACGATGGTGGGCATGCGCGGGTCGTCCCAGCCGGTGACGCGATTTTCATTCACCAGTTGCGCCAGCTTGCGCTTGCTGGTCAGCACATAGGTCAGGTTCAGGCGGGCAAATTCGTACTGGCGCGGGTGCGGCGTGGCAATCAGGCCGCCTTCGGCCAGTCGGTCGAGCAGCCAGTCGTAGAACGGGCGCTGGTCCTCGAATTCGAGCGTGCAGATGCTGTGGGTGATCTGCTCCAGCGCGTCTTCTATCGGGTGCGCATAGGTGTACATCGGGTAAATGCACCATTTGTCGCCGGTATTGTGGTGGTGGGCGCGGCGAATGCGGTAGATGGCCGGGTCGCGCATGTTGATGTTGGGGCTGGCCATGTCGATCTTGGCGCGCAGCACGGCCGCGCCATCGGGCAACTGGCCATCGCGCATTTCGCGGAAACGGGCAAGATTTTCAGCCGGGGTGCGGCTGCGGAACGGGCTGTCGGTGCCGGGCTTGACGAAGTCGCCTCGGTTGACGCGCATCTCGTCGGCGCTTTGCTCATCGACGTAGGCGTGGCCGGCGTCGATCAGGTATTCGGCGGCGCGGTACATGAAATCGAAATAGTCGCTGGCCTGGTACAGGTTGACTTCTTCACCGTTAGGGCCTGCGTTGTGCCAGTCAAAGCCCAGCCACTGCACTGCGTCCTTGATGCTGTCAACGTATTCGGTGTCTTCTTTTTCGGGGTTGGTGTCGTCAAAGCGCAGGTGGCACACGCCGCCGTAGTCGCGCGCCAGGCCGAAGTTCAGGCAGATGCTCTTGGCGTGGCCGACGTGCAGGTAGCCGTTGGGCTCGGGCGGAAAGCGCAGGCGTACCTTGGCGGGGTCGGGCTGGCCGGCGGCGTGGTGGGCGGCGTCGCCCGGGCTGCCGCCCCAGCGGCGGGCGGCGTAAGTGCCCTCTAGCAGGTCTTTTTCGATGATCTGGCGCAGGAAGTTGCTGGACTTGTGGGCTTCTTTGTCGGCGGCAACAGGGGCAGCGGCGGCGGCTTGGGAGGGGGCAGGGGAGGTCATCGCCTGATTCTATGGGCTAGATGGCGCACGTTACGTTTGGCAACTCTCTTAACTGTGCATGCGGTAGGCGGTTTCCGCAGTGCCGCGTTTAATAAGTGCATGGGCATTTCCCGCCCTTCCTTTAGGAGAATTTTATGAAGACAATCAACAAGGCAAACCGTTCCGTGATCGTGGCAGGCGCCATTGCCACGCTGGCGGTGGCTGCCATGGGTTTTGCCGGCAGCGCCCAGGCACGGGACAATGTGTACTGGTCGGTCGGCGTGGGCACGCCCGGCGCGGTGGTGAACGTGGGCAATGGCTACCCGCAGCCGGTCTATGTCCAGCCGCAGCCTGTGTATGTGCAGCCCGCTCCGGTTTATGTTCAACCGCGTCCGGTGTATGTGAGGCCACGTCCTGTGTATGTGCAGCCGCAGCCGGTGTACCTGGCGCCAGAGCCGGTTTATTACGAACGTCGTCATGGGCATCACCGGCGTCATGGCGGCTACTATGAACAGGGGCGGCGTGATGGATACGGCCCCGGTTATGGGCAGGTGTACTACCAGCGAGACCAGCGAGGTGATCGGCGTTATGGCCGGGATGATGACTGACACGAAGATCAACGCGATAACGTCCTGAAAAAGCCTGCTTCGTGCAGGCTTTTTTGTTGGGCGTGCGGTCTTGCTGCGCTGTTGGCGCAGGAAGATCAGGCTGTCCGCGCCCGGACCGGCAGGCTGATCAGGCTGCTTTCCAGAAAATGTAGTCAGCCTGGTAGGGTAGCGTCAGTTTGTCGCCCATGTCGGTTTGCGTGCAGGCCTTGCTCAAATCCTGTCCACCCTTGGTCTTGATGCGCTGGATGTAGGTGATGTTCTGCATCACGCCTGGCGCTGCGCCGGGCGTTCCCTTGGACAACTGATAGTCCAGGTTGGTGGCGCCGGGGCGCGGTGCCACGGCAACCTGCATGCCCACGACGCTGGAGCCGTCGATGTGGGTCCAGGTTGCGGGAGGGCCTGAATAAGCGGCCACTTTCTTGCCGGTGCGGTCCATCAGTTCAGCCTGCGGGCTGACCAGCACCCAGCCGATGTTGCCACCCTTGGCCGGATTGGCCTTGCATTCATAGTTCAGCAGGCCGACGGCCGTGGTCTCCAGCGCCACCACATTGCCGGGCGGCACCTGGATCTGCTCATCCAGCCGGTCCTGCGTGTATTCCTTGGGCGGCGGCTTGACGCCGGCGCAACCGGCCAGCAAGGCAGCCGTGCCGGCCGCGAAGGCCAGCGTCAATGCGGCGCTTTTGCTGTGCGCCCATAAGGTGTTGTGTGCGTTTTTCATCGGGTTTTCTCAGGTTGTGTTGTGCTCCCCAGTACAACCGGGGGCGGCAAACTCGACCGTAGGACGCTGCGCTGACTGCGTGACGGAAGATTTCGAGCCCGCGTCTGACGGGTGATCTGGTGCATGTCCGGCAGGCACAGTGTTCTATTAATGATCAGTGATTGATCCGTGTGTGCAGATTCGTTTCATATGTTCAGCGATGTGTTGCATTTGAGCGGCCTGGCGCAGCACGGTTTCCAGCAGGAAATCCAGACATTGCGCGCAGGGCTTCACAATGAAAGACCGGCGCCAGAAAACCATTAATCAAGGAAGTTTCTGGCAGGCACAGGTTTTGCATATTGCATACGTCCACAAATTCTTGATGGCTGTTTAAACTATATGGAGACCTACCTGATGAAAAAACGATTGATCGCTCTGGCTGCCCTGGCTCTGGTGTCTGGCATGGCAAGTGCGCAAAGTTCCGTGACTGTTTACGGCAACATCGATATTGGCGTATTAACGCAAAATAATGCACCAGCCGGCGGTTCATCGACCAGCATCGCCAATGGTGGTATTTCGCCAAGCATCTGGGGGTTTCGCGGTTCGGAAGACCTGGGCGACGGCCTGAAGGCTACCTTTAATCTGGAAGGGCATTTTTACGCGGACACTGGCGCTTCTGATCCGCGCCTGTTCCGTCGCCAGTCCAATGTCGGTCTTTCATCGGCCACACTCGGTACGCTGACCCTGGGTAATCAATACAGCCCCGCCATTTTGGCATTTGCCGCAACCGACCCGCGCGGCCTGCGCGAAAACTTCTCGGGCCTGTATCCATGGGCCTACAACTCGGGCGCATTGACTACCGGCAATAACGGCAACAACGATGTTGGCGTATTCCTGCAAAATGCAGTTTCCTACAGCAACAAGTTTGGTCCCGTTGGCATTGCAGGTGCTTACAGCACTTCTGAAACCAAGGGCGCTGTCTATTCCCTGGGTGCTACCTACACGGGTCCGGTTTCATTGTCTGCTGCGTATCAGGCAACCAATTTGGCCAATACGTCGGAACGCGGCAGCACGATTTATACGGTGGGCGCTGGCTACACCATGGGCGCATTCACCGGCAAGCTCAATTACCTGCGCGGCACGAACAAGAATGCAGCGCTGGTTGAAACCAGCAAAGTTGGCGTGACGGGCGTGGGCGTTGACTGGAAAACCGCAACCAACAATACCGTGATGGCCGCTGCTTATTATGGCAAGGACAAAAAGAACAGCACCGATAAAACCACCACGTTTATCCTGAGCGATGAATATGCCCTGTCCAAGCGCACCACCATGTACGGCCAGCTCGTGTTTGCCAATGCAAAATCGGGAGCTACGCTGTTGACGACCATGGTTGCCGGCGGCACGGCGCCCGACAAGACCACGACTTTGTTTAATGTGGGCATTAAACACTCCTTCTGAGTTTCCAAGGTGAGGTAATTTAAAGCCGGTCCTGTTTTACAGCGGGGCCGGTTCTTTTTTATACTTTCCTGGAAAAATGCCAGAGCAGGCCAAGCAGGTATTCTGGCCGTATTTGCGCTGCTAGCTTATTCAATAATGTTTGGCATGCTTCAGTTTATTGCCCAAAGCGCGGGCCGCTGCGCAAAAATTCTGCTTCCCCGGGACTGTCGCTGCGCCCGAGTGCCGCGTTGCGGTAGGGGAAACGTCCAAACCGCTGGATGATGTCCTGGTGCTGGCGGGCAAAGTCGAGATTGCCCTGCAGCTTCGGCTTCAGGGCGTCCGGCGCGTCAGCCACCAGCCGCGAAAAGCAGGCCACGCAGGTTTCCTGCAGGGCCGCATCTTCGGCATGCATCAGCGGCATGTACATGAACACGCGGCCCACCCACGGCAGTTGCCGGTCTTCCTGAAGCGCCAGCGTGCGCAGCACCAGTTGCTGGGCGCGCGCGTCGCCGTCAAAAGCCCGGGCAGAGCCGCGAAACACATTGCGGGTGAACTGGTCCAGCAATATCACCAGCGCCAGCCGGCTGTGCAGCGGCGCCTCCCAATCCTGCAAACCGCCTTGCACGGCAAGCTCCACGCTCGGGCCAAAGCGGGCCTTGATCTGCTGGTCAAGCGCTGCGCCGCCCAGAAACCAGCGCTCGTTGAGGTTGTGCGTGGGCCAGCCCAGCGCCAGGCCGTCACCCAGCCAGAAATCAAGAACCTCGGCGGGAGTCTCGGCGGGAAGGGTGGGTTTCAGTGACGGGATGGAGGCGGGTTGGGTCATGGTGTTTTCAGGCTTGGCAGTGGCTGATTCCGGCTTTCAACCGGGCAAATTGATCTTCAGTCGGGCTTAAGCTCAACAGCGATAATCAGCACCATTTTGAAGGAGCCAGCGTGGATATTGCACTGTTGATCAAAGCCGCCATCATGGGCATTGTGGAGGGCTTGACCGAATTTCTTCCAATTTCATCGACCGGCCATTTGATCCTGGCCGGCGCGCTGCTGGGTTTTGACGACGACAAGGCCAAGGTGTTCGACATCGCCATCCAGACCGGCGCCATTTTTGCGGTGATCCTGGTGTACTGGCAAAAAATTCGCAGCACCCTGATTGCACTGCCGAATGAAAAACAGGCGCAGCAGTTTGCGCTCAATGTGCTGGTGGCTTTTGTTCCGGCCGTGGTGCTGGGGCTGCTGTTTGGCAAGGCCATCAAGGCGCACCTGTTCACGCCGGTGGTCGTGGCCAGCGCCTTCATCGTCGGCGGCTTCATCATCTTGTGGGCCGAAAAGCGCCAGCAGCGCAATCCGGCGACCATTCGTATTCATGATGTCGAGTCCATGAGCACGATGGATGCGCTCAAGGTCGGCCTGGTGCAGTGCCTGGCCATGATCCCGGGCACCAGCCGCAGCGGCTCCACCATCATTGGCGGCATGCTGCTGGGCCTGTCGCGCAAGGCGGCGACCGACTTTTCGTTTTACCTGGCGATTCCGACCCTGATTGGCGCTGGTGCCTACAGCTTGTTCAAGGACCGCGCGCTGCTGTCCATGGCCGATGCGCCGATGTTCGGTGTCGGGCTGCTGTTTTCATTCCTGAGTGCCTGGCTGTGCATTCGCTGGCTGCTGCGCTACATCGCCAGCCATGACTTCGTGCCGTTTGCCTGGTACCGCATTGCCTTTGGCATCGTGGTGCTGGCAACCGCCTGGAGCGGCGTGGTCACCTGGGCCGAATAAGCCCCGATCTAACGCCCGCCCAGGCTCGCCATGTTGAGCAGCGCCGCCTCGATGGCGGCGGCCGTGGCCAGCGGTTGCTCCATCGGGAACAGGTGGCTGCCGTCGAGCATCATGATGCGGCCATGGGTGACTTTTTCGGTCATGGCCATGCCGACCTGCTTCATTTCGACCGATTGCCGCCCGCCAATGAAGGCCGACGGGCATTTGAGCGGATGCGCCTTCAGCAGGCTTTCCAGGTTGTCGGGCAGGGTGTTGTAGATCGCGGTTTCCACGTCGCGGTCAAAGCTCAGCAGCCGCTGGCCCTGCGCGCTGCCGCCTTCGTCGTGCGTGCCGTGGTCGATGTAGTCGCGCAGCACCTGCTCGTCCCAGCGGGCAAAGGCCTTTTTGCTGCGAAAGTGCGCCAGCACCTCGTCCCGGCCCAGCCACTGCTGGCGGCGCTTGCGGCTGATGGCGCCGGGCGAGATCGAGCCAACCAGCCTGGCGCGCTTGGCCACGCTGAGCGCCTTGGCGCGCCAGCCGCCCAGGACCGGCGAGTCGAGCAGCAGCACGCCCCGCACCGCATGGCCGCCCAGCACGGGATTGCGCGCGGCGCACATCAGGCTTAAAAAGCCGCCCAGCGAGTGGCCCACCAAAAAGGCGGGCTGGCCGGATTTTTCGGCTTCCTGCGCGGCAAAGTCGGCCAGCTGCTGCACCAGGTGGGGCCAGTTGCTGGTGACCGGATAGCGCGGGTCATGGCCGAATTTTTCAATCGCCTTGACCTGAAAACCCCGTGCCTTCAGGCTCTGGAACAGCACGCCGTAGGTGCTGGCCGGAAAGCTGTTGCCATGGGAAAAAATGATGAGGGGTTTGGTAGTGGGCACGGAAATTTAAAGGACACCGCGGCGCGCTGGCCGCGGCTATTGCCCGGGTTGACGGTCGATGGGTGGTGAGAAAAAACTCAGATCAGCTTTTCCTGCGGCGTGCCGATTTTTTTCAGGGTCGCATGGCGCCTGGCGGGCATCTTGAGCGGTATATCGGTGTGCGCATCGTCCCAGACCGGGTCTTCAATGCTGTCGAACACCTGGCGCAGCTTTTGTCCCCAGCTGTTGTGCAGCATCTGGTAGTAAGGATTGTCCTGGTCGATGCAGACGACCTTGTCGCTTTTGAGGGAGTCGGCTTCATACACCACCAGGTCCAGCGGCAGGCCGACCGAGAGGTTGGACTTGATGGTCGAATCCATCGACACCAGCGCGCATTTGGCGGCTTCGTCCAGCGGCGTCTCGGGGGTGATGACGCGGTCCAGCACCGGCTTGCCATACTTGGATTCACCAATCTGGAAGTAGGGCGTCTCGTCGGTGGCTTCAATGAAGTTGCCGGGTGAATACACCTGGAACAGGCGCATGCCCTCGCCCTTGATCTGGCCGCCGAAGACCAGCGACACATTAAAGCCGACATCGTCGTTTCTCAGCGCCCGGGCGTCGTGCTCATAGACGCGCCGGATGGCCGAGCCGAGCACGCGGGCGGCGTCGAACATGCTTTTGGCGTTCCAGATGGTGATGCCCTCGCCGGTTTCGGGGTTCTTGAGTTCCTCGACCTGCAAGATCTCGCG comes from Polaromonas naphthalenivorans CJ2 and encodes:
- a CDS encoding retron Se72 family effector protein; the encoded protein is MENSNNYGVVKVYYPLKGFGFISRAKGKDLFFYRDSVKDEAALIEGATVSFQIKTTEKGLRAVNLTREG
- a CDS encoding reverse transcriptase family protein, with protein sequence MPVFFMQPNYSANPIGSPSALAATLGVSVAVLNDFASTSASKYSKFELAKADGKPRFISSPNHDLKIIQKRINRFVFGNVIYPDYLFGGIEGRDYVKNARVHANAKSLITLDIKNFYPSIREEYVFKIFKHFCKFPDSVANLLTKLTTLDNCVPQGACTSSHLANLVFF
- a CDS encoding DUF2283 domain-containing protein, which translates into the protein MKSIYFENDDILQIRMSDKPIVREVSQDWHTNISYAEDGTIVEIVLLDAKKEGLLPVEFRKAA
- a CDS encoding DUF4258 domain-containing protein, with product MHSTRFGLPVVLTEHARLRMAERSMDAALVLEIIDTGIFKDAGKGHCWLYKHFDDRADNLLCVAAVIENALVVKTIMHHWEPLP
- a CDS encoding glutamine--tRNA ligase/YqeY domain fusion protein, whose translation is MTSPAPSQAAAAAPVAADKEAHKSSNFLRQIIEKDLLEGTYAARRWGGSPGDAAHHAAGQPDPAKVRLRFPPEPNGYLHVGHAKSICLNFGLARDYGGVCHLRFDDTNPEKEDTEYVDSIKDAVQWLGFDWHNAGPNGEEVNLYQASDYFDFMYRAAEYLIDAGHAYVDEQSADEMRVNRGDFVKPGTDSPFRSRTPAENLARFREMRDGQLPDGAAVLRAKIDMASPNINMRDPAIYRIRRAHHHNTGDKWCIYPMYTYAHPIEDALEQITHSICTLEFEDQRPFYDWLLDRLAEGGLIATPHPRQYEFARLNLTYVLTSKRKLAQLVNENRVTGWDDPRMPTIVGLRRRGYTPEAIQLFAERIGVTKSDSWIDYSTLEGCLRETLDGSAPRAMAVLDPVKLVLTNWDEVMGLGTLDDCSAPIHPHHPELGKRDFKIGKEVWIDRSDYEETPPKGFFRLFPPHVNASKQAIAGSKVRLKYGHVIECTGAVKDADGKVIEVQATLIPDTKSGTPGADSVKVKGVITWVGVNDAVPAEVRLYERLFREAQPEGGGVDFLTNLNADSLKVMTAYVEPSLASGGAIEAKADDKFQFERHGYFVADRVDHAAGRPVFNLAVGLKDSWGK
- a CDS encoding DUF3455 domain-containing protein, translating into MKNAHNTLWAHSKSAALTLAFAAGTAALLAGCAGVKPPPKEYTQDRLDEQIQVPPGNVVALETTAVGLLNYECKANPAKGGNIGWVLVSPQAELMDRTGKKVAAYSGPPATWTHIDGSSVVGMQVAVAPRPGATNLDYQLSKGTPGAAPGVMQNITYIQRIKTKGGQDLSKACTQTDMGDKLTLPYQADYIFWKAA
- a CDS encoding porin: MKKRLIALAALALVSGMASAQSSVTVYGNIDIGVLTQNNAPAGGSSTSIANGGISPSIWGFRGSEDLGDGLKATFNLEGHFYADTGASDPRLFRRQSNVGLSSATLGTLTLGNQYSPAILAFAATDPRGLRENFSGLYPWAYNSGALTTGNNGNNDVGVFLQNAVSYSNKFGPVGIAGAYSTSETKGAVYSLGATYTGPVSLSAAYQATNLANTSERGSTIYTVGAGYTMGAFTGKLNYLRGTNKNAALVETSKVGVTGVGVDWKTATNNTVMAAAYYGKDKKNSTDKTTTFILSDEYALSKRTTMYGQLVFANAKSGATLLTTMVAGGTAPDKTTTLFNVGIKHSF
- a CDS encoding DUF924 family protein, coding for MTQPASIPSLKPTLPAETPAEVLDFWLGDGLALGWPTHNLNERWFLGGAALDQQIKARFGPSVELAVQGGLQDWEAPLHSRLALVILLDQFTRNVFRGSARAFDGDARAQQLVLRTLALQEDRQLPWVGRVFMYMPLMHAEDAALQETCVACFSRLVADAPDALKPKLQGNLDFARQHQDIIQRFGRFPYRNAALGRSDSPGEAEFLRSGPRFGQ
- a CDS encoding undecaprenyl-diphosphate phosphatase, encoding MDIALLIKAAIMGIVEGLTEFLPISSTGHLILAGALLGFDDDKAKVFDIAIQTGAIFAVILVYWQKIRSTLIALPNEKQAQQFALNVLVAFVPAVVLGLLFGKAIKAHLFTPVVVASAFIVGGFIILWAEKRQQRNPATIRIHDVESMSTMDALKVGLVQCLAMIPGTSRSGSTIIGGMLLGLSRKAATDFSFYLAIPTLIGAGAYSLFKDRALLSMADAPMFGVGLLFSFLSAWLCIRWLLRYIASHDFVPFAWYRIAFGIVVLATAWSGVVTWAE
- a CDS encoding alpha/beta hydrolase — its product is MPTTKPLIIFSHGNSFPASTYGVLFQSLKARGFQVKAIEKFGHDPRYPVTSNWPHLVQQLADFAAQEAEKSGQPAFLVGHSLGGFLSLMCAARNPVLGGHAVRGVLLLDSPVLGGWRAKALSVAKRARLVGSISPGAISRKRRQQWLGRDEVLAHFRSKKAFARWDEQVLRDYIDHGTHDEGGSAQGQRLLSFDRDVETAIYNTLPDNLESLLKAHPLKCPSAFIGGRQSVEMKQVGMAMTEKVTHGRIMMLDGSHLFPMEQPLATAAAIEAALLNMASLGGR
- a CDS encoding proteasome-type protease — its product is MTYCVAIKLNAGLVFLSDSRTNAGLDHISTFRKMIVYEKPGDRFMVLLTAGNLSISQSVREILQVEELKNPETGEGITIWNAKSMFDAARVLGSAIRRVYEHDARALRNDDVGFNVSLVFGGQIKGEGMRLFQVYSPGNFIEATDETPYFQIGESKYGKPVLDRVITPETPLDEAAKCALVSMDSTIKSNLSVGLPLDLVVYEADSLKSDKVVCIDQDNPYYQMLHNSWGQKLRQVFDSIEDPVWDDAHTDIPLKMPARRHATLKKIGTPQEKLI